A genomic segment from Peribacillus sp. ACCC06369 encodes:
- a CDS encoding CpsB/CapC family capsule biosynthesis tyrosine phosphatase, with protein MIDIHCHILPGVDDGSSDMMESLNMARKAVEAGITHLFATPHHLNEKYVNVKSNIIDRAVRLNESLHQNNIPLTIHLGQEVRIHRDIFTSLEMEEILTLDDNGTYLLLELPSGKVPSFTQEVIYELLLKGIKPIIVHPERNKELIANHKLLFELVQEGALTQITSGSIIGNFGKSIQSFSKKIIEHNMAHFIATDAHNIGSRGFTLQQAYETITKAHGIERTFHFKENAEQLLKDQSPIVEKPVPFKKKILGIF; from the coding sequence TTGATCGACATACATTGTCACATTCTCCCGGGGGTTGATGATGGATCTTCGGACATGATGGAAAGCTTGAATATGGCAAGAAAAGCCGTAGAAGCAGGAATCACCCATTTATTTGCCACGCCACATCACTTAAATGAGAAATATGTAAATGTTAAAAGTAACATCATTGACCGTGCAGTGAGGTTAAATGAGAGTTTACACCAAAACAATATTCCTCTTACCATTCATCTCGGACAAGAAGTAAGAATACACCGGGACATATTTACTTCACTTGAAATGGAAGAAATCCTTACTCTTGACGATAACGGTACGTATTTACTGTTAGAGCTCCCATCGGGAAAAGTTCCTTCGTTTACACAAGAAGTGATTTATGAGCTTCTGCTTAAAGGAATCAAACCGATCATCGTACATCCGGAGAGAAATAAGGAATTGATAGCGAATCATAAACTATTATTTGAATTGGTCCAGGAGGGCGCGTTAACTCAAATTACCTCTGGCAGTATCATCGGGAATTTCGGTAAAAGTATTCAATCATTTTCAAAAAAGATAATCGAACATAATATGGCTCATTTTATTGCAACAGATGCACATAATATAGGATCTAGAGGCTTCACGTTACAACAAGCCTATGAAACAATTACCAAAGCACATGGGATAGAACGAACATTTCATTTCAAAGAAAACGCTGAACAGCTATTAAAGGATCAAAGTCCTATTGTTGAAAAACCAGTGCCATTCAAAAAGAAAATTTTAGGTATCTTTTAG
- a CDS encoding CpsD/CapB family tyrosine-protein kinase, whose product MRSKDEKQVNLIAQTNPKSPITEQYRLIRTNIQFSSVDKEIKTIVVTSSEPNDGKSTTAANLAIVLAQEEKKVLLVDADLRKPSVHYAFNLSNIHGLTSVLTKKMDLRKTILNSNVSNLDILTSGPIPPNPSELLNSKAIETAIDELKGMYDYIIFDTPPVLVVPDSQIVSNKCDGVIMVVASGKTNKQSAVKAKELLVKANTSLLGVVLNGVETDNSNYYYYQS is encoded by the coding sequence TTGAGAAGTAAAGATGAAAAACAAGTGAATTTAATTGCGCAGACTAATCCTAAATCGCCTATTACTGAACAATATCGATTAATTAGGACAAACATACAATTCTCTTCAGTAGATAAAGAAATCAAAACGATTGTGGTTACTTCATCGGAGCCTAATGATGGGAAATCGACTACAGCTGCCAACTTAGCGATTGTTCTTGCTCAAGAAGAGAAAAAAGTATTACTTGTGGATGCGGACTTAAGGAAACCATCGGTTCATTATGCTTTTAACCTTAGTAATATACATGGACTTACTAGCGTATTGACAAAGAAAATGGACTTAAGAAAAACTATCTTGAATTCAAATGTTTCAAATTTAGACATTTTAACAAGTGGGCCGATACCACCTAATCCTTCAGAGTTATTAAATTCCAAAGCGATAGAAACAGCAATTGATGAATTAAAAGGAATGTATGATTATATCATTTTTGACACACCGCCCGTTCTGGTTGTGCCGGATTCCCAGATTGTATCCAATAAATGTGATGGCGTGATCATGGTAGTGGCGAGTGGCAAGACAAACAAACAAAGTGCAGTGAAAGCTAAGGAACTTTTAGTGAAAGCTAATACATCCTTGCTTGGAGTCGTTTTGAATGGCGTTGAAACGGATAACAGCAATTATTATTACTATCAATCTTAA
- a CDS encoding nucleoside-diphosphate sugar epimerase/dehydratase — translation MAYRKRLTLLALLDSLIVLSAIYVSYLFLYPYLEIFKLPTLLVTSVSLLISHHFFASIYKLYKKAWEYASIGELLSIVKAVSLSVITVIAIQLIVFQDVYVRAMALTWMMHVILIGGSRFSWRMLRDRLINSQKETKNTLVIGAGSAGTMVVRQLLNNHDTELKPVAFIDDDPKKDQLDILGIPVVGNSTHIPEMVEKYHIDNIVIAIPSLSKKELKVIFDECVKTNAKTQIMPMIEDIMLGKVAVNQFKEVEVEDLLGREPVELDINSISEYVTGKTILVTGAGGSIGSEICRQICRFSPGTLIILGHGENSIYQIDMELKKLYSDQIEILPVIADIQDRDRIFEVMETYRPDVVYHAAAHKHVPLMEYNPREAVKNNVFGTKNVAEAADTFGVGAFVMISSDKAVNPTNVMGSTKRIAEMIIQQLAKNSSTKFVAVRFGNVLGSRGSVIPLFKKQIQAGGPVTVTHPNMTRYFMTIPEASRLVIQASSLARGGEIFVLDMGEPVKIVELATNLIQLSGYSIDEIGIEFSGIRPGEKMYEELLGEKEVHSEAVFPKIFIGKAVLEQEEEIQYLLNSYDDFSITELKEFVINLANRRKSETFSAVK, via the coding sequence TTGGCCTACCGAAAACGATTAACACTTCTGGCTCTATTAGATTCATTAATAGTATTATCGGCCATTTATGTAAGTTATTTATTCTTGTATCCCTATTTGGAAATATTTAAATTACCAACACTCTTGGTCACATCAGTCTCTCTATTAATTAGCCATCATTTTTTTGCATCTATTTATAAGCTGTATAAGAAGGCCTGGGAATATGCGAGTATTGGAGAGTTACTGTCCATTGTTAAAGCAGTAAGCTTATCGGTTATCACAGTTATTGCCATCCAATTAATTGTTTTTCAAGATGTTTATGTAAGAGCCATGGCATTGACGTGGATGATGCATGTTATCCTAATTGGCGGTTCCCGCTTTTCTTGGAGAATGCTGCGTGACCGTTTGATAAATAGCCAAAAAGAAACCAAGAATACATTGGTTATCGGGGCGGGATCTGCTGGAACCATGGTTGTACGTCAACTTCTTAATAATCATGATACGGAACTTAAACCAGTTGCATTCATAGATGATGATCCGAAAAAAGATCAGCTAGACATATTAGGAATACCCGTTGTGGGTAATTCTACACATATCCCTGAAATGGTAGAAAAATACCATATAGATAATATTGTCATTGCGATTCCTTCATTAAGTAAAAAAGAATTGAAGGTCATCTTTGATGAATGTGTGAAAACAAATGCAAAAACACAGATCATGCCGATGATTGAAGATATTATGTTAGGGAAAGTAGCTGTTAATCAGTTTAAAGAAGTGGAAGTGGAAGATTTATTAGGAAGAGAACCAGTTGAATTAGATATTAATAGTATTTCGGAATATGTAACTGGTAAGACCATACTAGTTACTGGAGCTGGAGGATCTATTGGTTCAGAGATATGCCGTCAGATATGCAGATTCTCTCCGGGAACTCTCATAATACTAGGACATGGAGAAAATAGCATTTATCAAATTGACATGGAACTGAAAAAGCTATACTCCGATCAAATTGAAATCTTACCAGTCATCGCAGATATTCAAGACCGGGATAGAATTTTTGAAGTGATGGAAACATACCGACCTGATGTTGTTTACCATGCGGCTGCACACAAACATGTACCACTAATGGAATACAATCCACGTGAAGCTGTTAAAAATAACGTTTTTGGCACAAAGAATGTTGCAGAAGCGGCAGATACTTTTGGTGTAGGTGCGTTTGTAATGATATCTTCTGATAAAGCCGTTAACCCAACAAACGTTATGGGATCAACCAAGCGGATTGCTGAAATGATCATCCAGCAGTTAGCAAAAAATAGCTCAACAAAATTTGTTGCGGTTCGTTTCGGAAATGTTTTAGGCAGCAGAGGGAGTGTCATTCCTTTATTTAAAAAACAAATTCAAGCCGGTGGACCAGTAACGGTCACCCATCCAAATATGACAAGGTATTTTATGACTATACCCGAAGCATCGAGATTAGTTATTCAGGCTAGTTCTTTGGCTCGAGGCGGAGAAATATTCGTTCTTGATATGGGTGAACCTGTTAAGATTGTTGAATTAGCAACAAACCTTATCCAGTTATCAGGTTATTCAATAGACGAAATTGGGATTGAATTCTCAGGAATCCGTCCTGGTGAGAAAATGTATGAAGAGCTACTAGGGGAGAAAGAGGTTCATAGTGAAGCTGTGTTCCCTAAAATCTTTATAGGTAAAGCGGTATTGGAACAGGAAGAGGAAATACAGTATCTTTTAAACTCATATGACGATTTTTCCATAACAGAACTTAAAGAATTCGTAATAAATTTAGCAAATCGAAGAAAGAGCGAGACTTTCTCAGCAGTTAAATAA
- a CDS encoding DegT/DnrJ/EryC1/StrS family aminotransferase has protein sequence MVDIQVRNIPFSPPDITDAEIGEVIKAMKSGWITTGPRTKEFEKKIAEYVGTNKAVCLNSATAAMELTLRILGIGPGDEVITSAYTYTASASIIDHVGAKIVLVDTAPDSFEMDYSKLADAITENTKAIIPVDIAGKMCDYNSIYEIVECKKELFKANNELQGLFNRVIVMTDAAHAFGAEMNGMKCGQVADFTCYSFHAVKNLTTAEGGAVVWRNDLGIDDEWIYKQFMLYSLHGQSKDALAKTQKGSWEYDIVYPAYKCNMTDIMAGMGLIQINRYEGLKKRRKEIIEMYDKALLPLGIQSLQHYGEDFASSGHLYLTRIPGIGEEERNEIIVKMAEAGVSCNVHYKPLPMFTAYKNLGFDIKDYPNAFGMYKNEITLPLNTLLSEEDVEYIIEIFKKTINKVLNIDSLVGRNNV, from the coding sequence GTGGTAGACATACAAGTAAGAAACATACCATTTTCTCCGCCAGATATTACAGATGCGGAAATTGGAGAGGTCATAAAAGCAATGAAATCTGGTTGGATTACTACCGGACCAAGAACAAAAGAGTTTGAAAAAAAAATAGCTGAATATGTTGGGACAAATAAAGCGGTTTGTTTAAATTCCGCAACAGCAGCAATGGAGCTTACTCTTCGTATTTTAGGAATTGGCCCTGGAGATGAGGTCATTACTTCTGCATATACTTATACAGCATCTGCTTCTATTATTGATCATGTAGGTGCAAAAATTGTGCTGGTTGATACAGCGCCAGATTCCTTTGAAATGGATTATTCAAAACTTGCTGATGCGATTACTGAGAACACAAAAGCAATTATTCCTGTTGATATAGCGGGAAAGATGTGTGATTACAATTCCATATACGAAATAGTTGAGTGTAAAAAAGAATTATTTAAAGCAAATAATGAACTTCAAGGGTTATTTAACAGAGTAATAGTAATGACTGATGCAGCTCATGCTTTTGGTGCTGAGATGAATGGAATGAAATGTGGCCAAGTTGCTGATTTTACTTGCTACTCTTTTCATGCAGTTAAGAATCTGACTACAGCTGAAGGTGGTGCAGTTGTTTGGCGAAATGACCTAGGAATAGATGATGAGTGGATTTATAAGCAATTCATGCTTTATAGTCTTCATGGCCAGTCTAAAGATGCATTGGCAAAAACCCAGAAAGGCTCTTGGGAATACGACATTGTTTATCCAGCTTACAAATGCAATATGACTGACATTATGGCAGGTATGGGTTTAATTCAGATAAATAGATATGAAGGACTTAAGAAAAGACGTAAAGAGATTATAGAGATGTATGATAAAGCACTTTTGCCTTTAGGTATACAAAGCTTGCAACATTATGGGGAGGACTTCGCTTCTTCTGGGCACCTTTATTTGACGAGGATACCAGGAATTGGAGAAGAAGAAAGAAATGAAATAATAGTTAAGATGGCGGAGGCTGGGGTTTCGTGTAATGTCCACTATAAGCCATTACCGATGTTTACGGCTTATAAGAATTTAGGATTTGATATTAAGGATTATCCTAATGCTTTTGGAATGTATAAGAATGAGATTACATTGCCGCTTAATACATTGCTTAGTGAGGAAGATGTGGAGTATATTATAGAGATTTTCAAAAAAACTATAAATAAAGTCTTAAATATTGATTCTCTAGTGGGGCGAAATAATGTATAA
- a CDS encoding Wzz/FepE/Etk N-terminal domain-containing protein: MEETISIKDIFKTLKKRWKLIMLLTVIAALVSGSISYFLLTPVYQSSTQILVNQKQSENQLDSTQIQSNIDMINTYSVIIKSPAILEKVIDELELDQSVDQLSQKITINSQENSQVFSLTVQDSNPGKAVEIANTVSSIFQKEIKDIMKVDNVSILAKAEVKENPTPVKPNPLLNIAIAVVVGLMAGIGLAFLLEYLDNTIKDEDDIERLLDLPLLGSIQKISQHK, translated from the coding sequence ATGGAAGAAACTATTAGTATTAAAGATATTTTTAAAACATTAAAGAAACGTTGGAAGCTAATCATGCTGCTGACAGTAATTGCCGCTTTGGTTAGTGGATCAATTTCTTATTTCTTATTAACACCCGTTTACCAATCTTCAACACAGATTCTAGTTAATCAGAAACAATCAGAAAACCAATTGGACTCTACACAAATCCAATCTAATATCGACATGATCAATACATACAGTGTGATCATAAAAAGCCCTGCCATTTTGGAGAAGGTCATTGATGAACTTGAACTAGACCAAAGCGTAGATCAACTTAGTCAAAAAATTACGATTAACAGTCAAGAAAATTCGCAAGTCTTCTCATTAACGGTTCAAGATAGTAATCCTGGCAAGGCAGTAGAGATTGCCAACACGGTTTCTTCAATTTTTCAAAAGGAAATCAAAGATATTATGAAAGTCGACAATGTTAGCATACTTGCTAAGGCAGAAGTTAAGGAAAATCCTACTCCTGTAAAACCTAATCCATTATTGAATATCGCTATTGCAGTTGTGGTGGGATTGATGGCTGGAATAGGCTTGGCATTCCTACTAGAGTATTTGGACAATACGATTAAGGACGAGGATGATATAGAGAGACTCCTTGATTTGCCATTACTTGGATCTATTCAAAAAATATCGCAACATAAATAA
- a CDS encoding fructose-specific PTS transporter subunit EIIC, producing MMTSSVIRPENIILDLVAETKEDLINELAEKLNKNGYLHDLKQFKQDIWAREDQVPTEVGFGIAIPHAKSAGVKSPAIIMGRSLSGIKYSSEKCNLFFMIAAGKDSSTEHLKTLSKISTFLMDETFRAKLILAKDSHEVVQLFANAEEKMVQVDTNDKKYFGKKLVGVTGCPTGIAHTFMAAEALKNAAEELGVQIKVQTNGSTGIQNRLTQEDIDEADGIIVAADVKVDMDVFGDRKVIKTSVKNGIHHAKDLIEDAISGKGKVLNQGNNKLKEAKEKTRLKQPKIYSHIMNGVSFMIPFVVAGGILIAISFMFGIHASDPNSSEYNAFAAFLGTAGGSAAFALMVPVLAGYIAYSIGDRPGLAPGMIGGMMATLGGSGFLGGMIAGFIAGYTILGLKKLLKGIPDSLQSLSPVLILPLLATFVTAFIMHFVVNSPMAWINESLQGWLNGLTGSNAILLGALLAGMMASDMGGPINKTASAFGLAMFANHIYEPSAALMVGGMVPPLGIALATTLFKNKFSFEERNAGKAAYIMGASFITEAAIPFAASDPLRIIPANIVGSAIGGGICMALGISLQAPHGGIFVIPIAASSPLLYIVCILIGSIITACIIGVLKKPVYRTQDNTSEKSGNKTVAIEIKAV from the coding sequence ATGATGACTTCTAGTGTCATAAGGCCAGAAAACATAATATTAGATTTAGTTGCTGAAACGAAAGAGGACTTAATTAATGAGCTTGCAGAAAAATTAAATAAAAACGGCTATTTACATGATCTTAAACAATTTAAACAGGATATTTGGGCTCGTGAAGATCAGGTTCCAACAGAAGTAGGGTTTGGTATTGCTATTCCACATGCAAAATCTGCTGGAGTTAAATCGCCTGCTATTATTATGGGAAGATCTTTAAGTGGAATTAAGTATAGTTCAGAAAAATGTAATTTATTTTTCATGATAGCAGCCGGCAAAGATTCTTCAACTGAGCACTTAAAGACTTTATCTAAAATCTCCACTTTTCTAATGGATGAAACCTTTAGAGCTAAGCTTATTCTTGCCAAAGATAGTCATGAAGTTGTCCAGCTATTTGCAAATGCTGAAGAAAAAATGGTACAAGTAGATACGAATGATAAGAAGTATTTTGGTAAGAAATTGGTCGGAGTTACTGGATGCCCTACTGGAATAGCACATACATTTATGGCTGCAGAAGCATTAAAAAATGCTGCTGAGGAGCTTGGCGTTCAAATAAAAGTTCAAACCAATGGATCGACGGGAATACAGAACAGATTAACTCAAGAAGATATTGATGAAGCAGATGGCATAATTGTTGCTGCAGATGTTAAAGTGGACATGGATGTCTTCGGTGATCGTAAGGTTATTAAAACGTCTGTTAAGAATGGGATACATCATGCTAAGGATTTAATTGAAGATGCTATTTCTGGAAAAGGTAAGGTTTTAAATCAGGGGAACAACAAGTTAAAGGAAGCAAAAGAAAAAACACGATTAAAACAACCTAAAATATACAGCCATATAATGAATGGGGTATCTTTTATGATTCCATTTGTTGTTGCTGGAGGTATATTAATCGCAATCTCCTTTATGTTTGGCATTCATGCTTCTGACCCGAATAGTTCAGAATATAATGCATTCGCTGCTTTTCTAGGTACAGCAGGTGGTAGCGCAGCCTTCGCACTAATGGTTCCAGTACTAGCAGGATATATTGCGTATAGTATTGGGGATCGTCCAGGTTTAGCACCAGGTATGATTGGTGGTATGATGGCAACCCTTGGTGGTTCAGGATTTTTAGGTGGTATGATAGCAGGTTTTATTGCTGGTTATACAATCTTAGGATTGAAAAAATTATTAAAAGGCATTCCAGATTCATTACAAAGTCTTTCACCGGTACTTATACTTCCATTATTAGCTACGTTTGTAACAGCCTTTATTATGCACTTTGTAGTTAATAGTCCGATGGCGTGGATTAATGAGTCGTTACAAGGTTGGTTAAATGGTTTAACTGGTTCGAATGCAATTTTATTAGGAGCGCTTTTGGCAGGAATGATGGCATCTGATATGGGCGGCCCTATCAATAAAACAGCATCAGCATTTGGCTTAGCGATGTTTGCAAATCATATTTACGAACCATCTGCTGCACTAATGGTTGGAGGAATGGTTCCTCCATTAGGGATTGCATTAGCAACAACTCTATTTAAAAATAAATTCTCATTTGAAGAACGTAACGCAGGAAAAGCTGCTTATATTATGGGTGCATCTTTTATTACTGAGGCAGCAATTCCGTTTGCTGCAAGTGATCCATTAAGAATAATTCCAGCAAATATTGTTGGTTCAGCAATTGGGGGAGGGATTTGTATGGCATTAGGAATTTCTTTACAAGCTCCTCATGGTGGAATCTTTGTAATTCCTATTGCTGCAAGCAGTCCATTGTTATACATTGTATGTATTTTAATTGGTTCAATTATTACAGCTTGTATAATTGGAGTATTAAAAAAACCTGTTTACAGAACACAAGATAATACTAGTGAGAAGTCAGGAAATAAAACAGTAGCAATTGAAATTAAAGCAGTATAA
- a CDS encoding sugar transferase, translated as MYKFFFKRVIDLILAVIALPFWLIILAIISPIIYFQDKGPIFYNATRLGKGGKVFKMYKFRSMKVNAPDIRNEDGSTFNAENDSRLTKIGAIIRKTSIDETPQILNVIKGDMSIIGPRPDLPEAINRYNANEIKKLEVRPGITGYSQAYYRNSIEMIKKFKNDIFYVENLSFVLDVKIFFVTVSSILFKKNIFNKK; from the coding sequence ATGTATAAGTTCTTTTTTAAAAGAGTAATTGATTTAATTCTAGCAGTAATAGCTTTGCCATTTTGGCTTATTATTTTAGCTATTATTAGTCCAATTATTTACTTTCAAGACAAAGGGCCAATTTTTTATAATGCGACAAGACTTGGTAAGGGTGGAAAAGTTTTCAAGATGTACAAGTTTCGGTCTATGAAAGTGAACGCACCGGATATAAGAAATGAAGATGGTTCTACATTTAATGCAGAAAATGATTCTAGATTAACTAAGATTGGGGCTATTATTCGTAAAACCAGCATTGATGAAACACCTCAAATTTTAAATGTTATTAAGGGTGACATGAGCATTATAGGGCCACGTCCAGATTTACCAGAGGCTATAAATAGATATAATGCCAATGAAATAAAAAAGCTAGAGGTTCGACCAGGTATTACAGGGTATAGTCAGGCATATTATAGAAATTCAATAGAAATGATTAAGAAATTTAAAAATGATATTTTTTATGTGGAAAATTTGTCATTTGTGCTAGATGTTAAGATATTTTTTGTTACTGTTTCAAGTATATTGTTTAAAAAGAATATTTTTAATAAAAAATAA
- the galU gene encoding UTP--glucose-1-phosphate uridylyltransferase GalU: MKKITKAIIPAAGLGTRFLPATKAMPKEMLPIVDKPTIQYIVEEAVASGIKDIIIVTGKGKRAIEDHFDYAPELEQNLWEKGKLELLNKVQYSSKLANIHYIRQKEPKGLGHAVWCARKFIGDEPFAVLLGDDIVQSETPCLKQLINQFEETNNSIIGVQTVPEEETNRYGIIDPAFQDGRLYQVENFVEKPVLGTAPSNLAIMGRYILTPEIFSMLDQQEAGAGGEIQLTDAIQQLNQIQQVFAYDFEGKRYDVGEKLGFVKTTIEFALQNEEIKDELVEFLEQTVKVISTEKINA, from the coding sequence GTGAAGAAAATCACAAAAGCAATCATTCCTGCAGCAGGGTTGGGCACTCGTTTTTTGCCTGCTACTAAAGCGATGCCAAAAGAGATGCTGCCAATCGTTGATAAACCAACAATTCAGTACATAGTGGAGGAAGCCGTTGCATCAGGAATAAAAGATATAATAATCGTAACTGGTAAAGGCAAACGTGCAATTGAGGATCATTTTGATTACGCTCCTGAACTCGAACAAAACCTATGGGAAAAAGGAAAATTAGAGTTGCTCAATAAGGTACAATATTCCTCTAAACTTGCTAATATCCATTACATTAGACAGAAGGAACCAAAAGGATTAGGTCACGCTGTATGGTGTGCACGTAAATTCATTGGGGACGAGCCATTTGCCGTACTTTTAGGTGATGATATTGTCCAGAGTGAAACTCCTTGCTTAAAGCAGTTAATTAATCAGTTTGAGGAAACAAACAATTCAATTATCGGAGTTCAAACTGTACCTGAAGAAGAAACAAACCGCTATGGAATAATAGACCCCGCTTTTCAAGATGGACGACTATATCAAGTTGAAAACTTTGTAGAAAAACCAGTCTTAGGAACAGCTCCTTCCAATTTGGCAATAATGGGAAGATATATCCTTACTCCTGAAATTTTCAGTATGCTTGATCAGCAAGAAGCTGGTGCAGGCGGGGAAATTCAGTTAACAGATGCGATTCAACAGTTAAACCAGATACAACAAGTTTTTGCTTATGATTTTGAAGGAAAACGATATGATGTAGGAGAGAAGTTAGGGTTTGTTAAAACAACGATTGAGTTTGCACTACAGAATGAAGAAATTAAAGATGAGCTAGTAGAGTTTTTAGAACAAACGGTTAAGGTAATTTCTACAGAAAAGATTAATGCATAG
- a CDS encoding acyltransferase → MNGIRYNQLDSLRGLAAISVVFHHYLLIFPQFFEKTIDSSGYTLVNILKYTPLHIFFSGTQAVTMFFVLSGFVLSLPYLDKRNNPYPIYLTKRMTRIYIPYIVSVIFVLAAFKFFSDVSLTGFSSWANGKWSDPIDYKLIFEHLLLIGDFKNGEYNPIYWSLVHEMRISIIFPLIMIVVIKYGWKFSLMWSLLISGFGFVGTFILGEVNIETDYLLSLYYGLSFVIGAILAKHKDILINFLKFKSKGMKILITISAILLYTFPSWILNIPFIPERLLGPPNTVAVTIGAAMFIILALASNIIKKVLLIKPILFLGDISYSLYLYHCIPLLVLLHQFSGTVQTWILLVIGFIISITLATLSYYFVEKPSIKLGKEISKKFNVIKNNGKRSA, encoded by the coding sequence ATGAACGGTATTAGATATAATCAGTTAGATTCTTTAAGGGGGTTAGCAGCTATTTCGGTAGTTTTCCATCACTATTTGCTCATTTTCCCACAGTTTTTCGAGAAAACTATTGATAGTAGTGGATACACCTTAGTTAATATTCTAAAATATACGCCTTTGCATATATTTTTTTCTGGTACTCAAGCAGTAACAATGTTTTTTGTTCTAAGTGGATTTGTACTATCACTACCCTATTTGGATAAAAGAAATAACCCTTATCCTATTTATTTAACAAAAAGAATGACGAGAATATATATTCCATATATTGTATCAGTAATATTTGTCTTGGCAGCATTTAAATTTTTTTCTGATGTGTCTTTAACTGGCTTTAGTTCTTGGGCAAATGGTAAATGGAGTGATCCCATTGATTATAAACTAATTTTCGAACATCTTCTTTTAATCGGAGACTTTAAAAATGGTGAATATAACCCAATATATTGGTCATTGGTACACGAAATGCGTATTTCAATAATTTTCCCGTTGATTATGATTGTTGTTATAAAATACGGATGGAAATTTTCGCTTATGTGGAGCCTTCTTATAAGTGGATTTGGGTTTGTCGGTACGTTTATTTTAGGCGAGGTAAATATAGAAACAGACTATTTGCTTAGTTTGTATTATGGACTCTCTTTTGTGATAGGGGCTATATTAGCAAAACACAAAGATATACTAATAAATTTCTTGAAATTTAAATCAAAAGGAATGAAAATATTAATCACGATTTCAGCAATTTTGTTATATACATTTCCTTCTTGGATATTAAACATTCCATTTATTCCAGAACGTTTATTGGGTCCACCCAATACAGTAGCAGTAACTATAGGGGCGGCAATGTTTATCATATTGGCATTAGCCAGTAACATTATAAAAAAAGTATTATTAATAAAACCGATTCTGTTCTTGGGGGACATTTCTTATAGTTTATATTTATATCATTGTATCCCATTGTTAGTTCTCTTGCATCAATTTAGTGGTACAGTGCAAACTTGGATACTACTTGTCATTGGTTTTATAATTTCAATAACTTTAGCTACTTTGTCCTATTATTTTGTGGAAAAACCGTCTATTAAATTAGGAAAGGAAATATCTAAAAAGTTTAACGTTATAAAAAACAATGGTAAACGTAGTGCATAG
- a CDS encoding helix-turn-helix domain-containing protein: MIGYRVKSLRKEMKMSISELSAKSGVAKSYISSLERNLQTNPTILVLEKIARILCIKVDALLNEQADKVMDEEWMEIMQDVMGSGISKEEMREFIQDRSVSLRIEKL; encoded by the coding sequence ATGATAGGTTACCGAGTTAAGTCGCTTAGGAAAGAAATGAAAATGTCAATTAGTGAACTCTCCGCAAAATCTGGCGTTGCCAAATCCTATATAAGCTCACTGGAAAGAAACCTTCAAACAAACCCTACTATTTTAGTTTTGGAAAAAATCGCTCGAATCCTTTGTATTAAAGTCGATGCTCTGTTGAATGAACAAGCAGATAAGGTCATGGATGAAGAGTGGATGGAAATCATGCAGGATGTAATGGGGTCAGGAATATCGAAAGAGGAAATGCGCGAATTCATTCAAGATAGAAGTGTTTCCTTAAGGATTGAGAAACTTTGA